One segment of Pogoniulus pusillus isolate bPogPus1 chromosome 26, bPogPus1.pri, whole genome shotgun sequence DNA contains the following:
- the P2RY14 gene encoding P2Y purinoceptor 14, whose protein sequence is MFNSSANSSDNNCSHSRVITTTVIPLLYCLIFTVGLLLNAGAAWIFFYVSSQKSFIVYLKNIVVADLLMSLTFPFKILADSEIAPPQLNAFVCRYSAVVFYTNMYISITFFGLIGFDRYYKIVKPLFTSLVHTVNYSKVVSIIIWVLLLLLSLPNMILTTETTEENYSQKCIGLKSELGRQWHKASSYICTGIFWLVFLLLIIFYTSISKKIYSSYKKFRRNSDVAKRKSSRNIFSIMFVFVTCFVPYHLCRIPYTLSQTSSRFTCQARTTLFYAKEFTLVLCAANVCLDPVIYFFLCLPFKEKLYQKLHLGLKTPSEAEISKSRRSNTLGENIII, encoded by the coding sequence ATGTTCAACTCCAGCGCCAACTCCTCAGATAAcaactgcagccacagcagagtcATCACCACCACAGTCATCCCCCTGCTCTACTGCCTCATCTTCACcgtggggctgctgctgaacGCGGGGGCAGCATGGATCTTCTTCTACGTGTCCAGCCAGAAAAGCTTCATCGTCTATCTCAAGAACATCGTTGTGGCTGACCTCCTCATGAGCCTGACCTTCCCTTTCAAAATCCTTGCCGACTCGGAGattgcccctccccagctcaacGCCTTCGTCTGCAGGTACTCTGCCGTCGTCTTCTACACCAACATGTACATCAGCATCACCTTCTTCGGCCTCATCGGCTTCGACAGGTACTACAAGATCGTCAAGCCTCTGTTCACCTCCCTCGTCCACACGGTCAACTACAGCAAGGTGGTCTCCATCATCATATgggtgttgctgctgctgctgtcgctCCCAAACATGATTTTAACCACCGAAACCACCGAGGAGAACTACTCCCAGAAATGCATCGGGCTGAAAAGCgagctgggcaggcagtggCACAAGGCGTCCAGCTACATCTGCACCGGCATCTTCTGGCTTGTCTTCCTCCTGCTGATCATCTTCTACACTTCCATATCCAAGAAGATATACAGCTCCTACAAGAAGTTCAGGAGGAACTCGGATGTGGCCAAGAGGAAGAGCAGCCGCAACATATTCAGCATCATGTTCGTGTTCGTCACCTGCTTCGTGCCCTACCACCTCTGCAGGATCCCCTACACCCTCAGCCAAACCAGCTCTCGCTTCACCTGCCAGGCCAGGACCACCCTGTTCTACGCCAAGGAGTTCACCCTCGTCCTGTGTGCTGCGAATGTCTGCCTGGACCCTGTCATTTatttcttcctctgcctgccttttaAAGAAAAGCTCTACCAAAAACTGCACCTCGGGCTGAAAACACCAAGTGAGGCTGAAATTTCTAAGTCCAGGAGGTCAAATACCCTTGGGGAAAATATCATAATATAG
- the GPR171 gene encoding G-protein coupled receptor 171, translating to MPSNASHCQVRKEMEPFTYFYYLVFLVGFIGSCFALWAFTQRGQKQKSMSIYLTNLLTADFFLTLALPVKIVDDLGVASWKLKIFHCQVTACFIYLNMYLSIMFLGFVSMDRCLQLMHSSKIYRVQEPGFAKVLSTAVWVMVLLVTVPNMAIPIRSVEERPGATCIDFKTKLGRDWHVFSNFICTAIFLNFSAMILISNCLAVRQLYRHKYSDSYAHARKALVSILLVTAAYLLCFVPYHIVRIPYTLSQSDTITSCSLKQALFTAKEVTLLLAVSNLCFDPILYYHLSKSFRLKVTETFAAPKEAKVSRDRGAGQEDTADAGGPAAIHLKHLQYE from the coding sequence ATGCCAAGCAATGCCTCACACTGCCAGGTCAGGAAAGAAATGGAACCTTTCACCTACTTCTACTATTTGGTTTTCCTGGTGGGATTTATTGGCAGCTGCTTTGCACTCTGGGCATTCACACAGAGAGGCCAGAAGCAGAAGTCCATGAGCATCTACTTAACCAACCTCCTAACCGCCGATTTCTTCTTGACCCTGGCGCTGCCAGTGAAGATCGTTGACGACCTAGGAGTGGCATCCTGGAAACTGAAGATATTCCACTGTCAAGTCACAGCCTGCTTCATCTACCTGAACATGTACTTATCCATCATGTTCCTGGGGTTTGTGAGCATGGATCGTTGCCTTCAGCTCATGCACAGCTCCAAGATCTACCGCGTCcaggagccaggctttgccaaGGTGCTGTCCACAGCCGTGTGGGTGATGGTGCTCCTGGTAACGGTGCCCAACATGGCCATTCCCATCAGAAGCGTTGAAGAAAGGCCTGGAGCCACCTGCATCGATTTCAAGACCAAACTAGGCAGGGACTGGCACGTGTTCAGCAACTTCATCTGCACGGCAATATTCCTGAACTTCTCGGCCATGATCCTGATCTCCAACTGCCTGGCGGTCAGGCAGCTCTACCGGCACAAGTACAGCGACAGCTACGCGCACGCCAGGAAAGCCCTGGTCAGCATCCTGCTGGTGACCGCAGCCTACCTGCTCTGCTTCGTCCCCTACCACATCGTCCGCATCCCCTACACCCTCAGCCAAAGCGACACCATCACCAGCTGCTCCCTCAAACAGGCTCTCTTCACGGCCAAGGAAGTTACCCTGCTGCTGGCGGTGTCGAACCTCTGCTTCGACCCCATCCTGTATTATCATCTCTCCAAATCCTTCAGACTGAAGGTTACGGAGACCTTTGCAGCACCCAAGGAGGCAAAGGTTTCCAGGGACAGAGGTGCAGGACAGGAGGATACAGCAGACGCAGGAGGCCCGGCTGCCATCCATCTGAAGCACCTACAGTATGAGTAG